In Flavobacterium piscisymbiosum, the sequence AAAAACTAATTATTATTGATGATCCCAGTACCCAGTACATTACTTTTCTTGCTCCAAACTTGTCTGATAAGTATCCTCCAAATGCTCTGACAATTCCGGATGGTAAGCTAAACATGGTTGCAAACATTCCTCCCATTACTAGTGAAGTATGATAAACGTTCATGAAATTTGGCACTAACCATTGCGAATACGCTACAAAGCATCCAAAGATTAAAAAATAATAAGCTCCAAATCTCCAAACTCTCATGTTTTTAAGAGGAGACATTAACTCTTTCATTGTTTTTGAAACACCAGGATTGACTTTGTTTTTAGCAAAAACAATAAAAAGCAATCCTATAAGTACTAATACGGAGGCATAAATAACAGGCAGCATTTTCCATCCATTAACAGGATCTGTTTCTGAAAAATTATTTAATAAAGTGGGCGCAACAAAAGTGGTAATTGCAGCTCCTGCATTTCCCATTCCAAAAATACCTAAAGCCCTACCCTGCCAATTTTTGGGATACCAGATAGAGGTATATCCAATTCCAACTGCAAAGCTTGTACCTACTAAGCCAAAGAAAAAACTTAGAACAGCAAAACTCCAAAAAGAGTTAGCGAAAGGAAGAAGAAAAAGCGGAATGGAACATAATAACAGCAAGACAGAAAATATAATTTTACCACCATATTTATCTGTTAAAATACCAATGGGAAGTCTAAAAATAGAACCTGATAAAATAGGGATTCCAAGTAACCAGCCTGTTTCGACAACCGTCCAGTTGAAAATTCCTTTATCAACCAGATAAGTAACCAGAACTCCATTTAGTGTCCAACAGGCAAAACACACTGAAAAAGCCAGTGTATTTAAAAATAAAATTTTGTGAGATTGAGATAGATTATTCATATAAAAATATTAAAATATCTAATTTTAATTATTAATGAGTACTTACTTCCTCAATTACAATGCAAAATTAGATTGTTAGATTCTTACAAAACATGACATATATCATATTAAAGACATTCTTATCTTTAATACAAAACAAACAATAACTATCTTATTAACAGATAGTTTAATCAAAAACAGTAATGATATTTTTTTTTAAGATGGGGAATTTACAGATTAACAGCACTTTGTAAGTAATCTTAATCTATTTATAATGCTAGACCATTTTTTAATTCTTCTGCCAAATTCTACAGAATGTGGCTGAAATAGTATCCGTTTTACTTTTATAACAAAAATCAACACAATAAAAATAAGATTTTTTTTGTAGTAAATAACTAACAATTAATAATTTAAAAAAAATAAATTACCAAAGTCTACTTTTTTATCCTCAGCCTTTTGTTTTCTACCTGCGTAATTGCTATCATTTTTCTTATAAAATTTAAAACTTCAGAAAGTCATTTATAATCTGAGAATTACATATCTGATTGTAAATTAGTCAGTATTAGACGTTTTTGAAGCGTTTTTGAATTTACTAAGTTTTTAAAAACGAGAAAATTAAGTATAAAATACTACATTTTTAATCTGGTACAGACTACTTTATTAACATTTGTTCCAAATTATCAATTAGAAATAAGTATTTGATTATCAATAAATTAATTCGTAAATATTACTTTTAAAATTATTTATTTTAGTTTCAATAAAAAAAAAATGAACAAATTTTTGGTTTTTATTATATTAAAATTAACTTTGTCTATAGGATTAGTAGAGTATAAAAATATTTGAAACCATAAAGAATTATATTTTGAAAACAACCGAAAGCATAGCGTATTACATTCTTCCTAAAAAATATACTTATAACACAGTCTGTTATATGTGCTTCTGTTGCTAATTCTTAGCATTTTTTTCATTTACATTCGAGATCTCTTTTTCATCGATCGATTTAAAAGACGAAATTTAAAATACACCCACAAAGATTACTTATTGAAATTACAAAAATCTGTTTGATACTTTAATTTGTATCAAAAGGATCGTTGAAACTATACCTGTAAATTAAAAAGAAAATAACTAATAACTAAAAAAACAAAGATGAAAAAGATGCAAAATTGTTGCTGTAAATAAAAAAAGCCATTTCTGCGGCAACAGAAATGGCAAGGCTTAAAGAACATTTATCACTAAATCAAGAATACCATTAGAGAGTTGAAAAATCAACTTTCAAGGCTTCTTGTTAATTACTTAAAACCAGTACAAAGAAATGAAAAATTTTTTAAAAATAAACTCATTACTATTTCTCCTGCTTGTCACGGCAGGAATTAATGCCCAAAATACAACGCCACTTATACAGTCTAAACTCGACGGAACTGTGGTAGACGACGTTACAAATCAGCCTGTTATTGGAGCTTCTGTCGTTATTAAAGGAACAACTCACGGTGTTCAGACAGATGCTGAAGGAAAATTTTATTTTCAAACCGGTCAAAAATTTCCTTATACTTTAATCGTAAGCTACATTGGATATAAAAAAGCTGAAATAATTGTAGACAAAAACCCAATTACAATTAATTTAAAAGAAGAACGTCAGGAATTAGATGAATTGGTTGTTGTGGGATACGGTTCTCAAAAGAGAAAAGATATTACAGGTTCTGTAGCCTCTGTTCCTAAAGCAAATTTATCTCAAGTCACTTCATCTGCAGACAACCTGTTACGAGGTGCGATTCCGGGAGTGGTAGTTACACAAAGTTCGGGTCGTCCGGGAGCTTCATCAAGCGTACGTATTAGAGGAGGAAACTCGATTACGGCCGGTAATGAACCTCTGTATGTTGTAGACGGAATATTAATCTATAATGATAATAACAACAGTACAGCGGGAGTTACGAATGCCGGTGCTACTGTCAATGTTCTCTCTACTATAAACCCAGCTGATATTGAATCTATCGAAGTATTAAAAGATGCGTCAGCAACTGCCATTTACGGATCGCGTGGTGCAAATGGTGTCGTTATCATTACTACCAAAAAGGGAACAAAAGGACAGGATAACATTTCGTACCAAGGTTATTTTGGATTCCAGAATGTATCGAAAAAACTAAACTTAATGAATGCCAGCCAATGGGCAAGCTTGCGCAATGATGTTCAGGCAAGTATTGGTCAGGCTCCATCTTTTACGCCGGCTCAGATAGAAGCTTTTAAAACATCTGGAAGTTACGATTGGCAAGATGCTCTTTTTAGAACTGCAGCGCCTGTACAAAATCATCAGTTATCATTCTCTGGCGGAGATGAGCGTTCCAGATATGCTATTTCTGCAGGATATTTTCAACAAGACGGAATTGTGATTGCATCAGATTTTAAAAGGATTTCGCTTCGTGTCAATTACGAAAGAAATTACTCTGAGAAATTTAAATTTGGTGTAAATGCCAACTACAGTAATTCGATTTCTAATGGTGTAGGTACAAATGGCGGTGCGGCTGCCGGAAGATCTCCAAACCCATTAGTGGTGGCATTGTATCAGCCTCCGGTAGTACCTATTAAAAATGCAGACGGAAGTTATAACTTAACCAATAATCCTTATGCAACTGCAGTAAATGGTATTATACCAAACCCTATCAATGATTTGGTAAGTACGATCAACGAAACTAAAATAAACAGAATTTTGACCAGCTTATTTGGTGAATATAAGATCACTAAAAAACTTGTTGCAAAAGTAGCCGTGAGTGGTGATGTTATCGATACAAAACAAAACTATTATGCTTCGTCTACCACTACTGCCGGAGCAGGAACAAAAGGATTGGCTTCTGTGGGAGATCGTCTGGTAAGTTCTGTATTGAATGAAAACACTTTGAATTACAATACTACTTTTGGTGAAAACCATAAATTCTCAGCTTTAGGAGGATATACACTTCAATACACTCAAGGTGAAGTAGTAAATGCAGGATCCAATACATTTGTAAATGATACTAATACGTATAACGCTCTGCAAGATGGTGTTGCGGTAAAACCTTATAGTGATGCATTCGAAAGTGTATTAAAATCATGGTTAACCAGAATAAATTATTCATACAAAGGAAAATACAACTTTACTTTATCTGCACGTGCCGATGGTTCATCACGATTTGGATCGGAATCTCTTTGGGGTTATTTCCCATCAGCAGGGTTTTCATGGAATATTACCGACGAAGATTTTGCTAAAAACATTAAAGGCGTAACCGAAGCTAAACTTAGAATTACAGCGGGAACAACAGGAAACCAGGAAATTGGTAATTACCTTTCTTTAGCTCAAATGGGTTCTGTAAATTATGCCTTTGGAGGAACATTACAGACAGGTTTAGCTCCTACCCGATTGGCAAATCCGGATTTGAAATGGGAAAAAACAAATCAGTATAATGTTGGTTTAGATTTATCGCTATTAGATAGAAAAATCAATTTTGTATTTGATGTGTATTACAAGAAAACAAATGATTTATTAATTAATGTCCCTATTCCGCTTACTTCAGGTTATGCCACAGTTCTTCAGAATATTGGAGGGGTTGAAAATAAAGGTATCGAAATTGGCTTAACAACAGAAAATGTAAAAACCGAAAGTTTCTCATGGAACTCAAATGTTGTGTTCTCTGCCAACAAAAACAAAGTGGTTTCGATAGGAAACGGAGTTGATCAGTTTTTTCCTGTAGTGCCAAACGGATCTTTACTACAACAACAACCCGTAACAGTAAAAGTAGGACTACCATTAGGAACTTTCTGGGGATACAAAACAAATGGAATTTTCCAGACTCAGGAAGAAGTTAATACGCAGCCAAAAATAAACAGTTTAGCCAACACAAAAGTTGGAGACCGAAGATATGTAGATACTAACGGAGATGGTGTAATCACTGCACTTGACAAAGGTAACTTAGGAAGTTCTCAACCTAAATTTGTTGGAAGTTTCAGCAACACGGTTTCTTATCGTGATTTTGATCTTAATTTCTCTTTTCAGGGATCTTATGGCGGCAAGATATTTAATGCCTTAAATCAGCAATTAGAGATTTCTACTCTTGGAACAAATGCTAATGTTACTCTGGACGATCGCTGGACGCCAACGAATCCAAGCAATGAAGTCCCGAGAGCAACAAGTTCTCCTCTCGGAATCGTTTCTGAGCGTTATGTAGAAGATGCTTCTTTTTTAAGATTAAAATTAATCACTTTAGGATATACATTGCCTAAAAGCGCTTCTCAAAGATTAGGAGCCAAAAGCATTAAATTCTATGTATCTGCTGAAAATTTAATTACATGGACAAAATACACTGGTTATGATCCAGAGGTAAGTTCATACGAACAAAACAACTTATATCCCGGAATTGATTTTGGTTCTTATCCAAACTCTAAAACATTCATTTCGGGTCTGAACATAACTTTCTAAGCAAAAAATATACACAATGAAAAAGATTATTATAACAATCATATTTAGCGCCGGTTTATTTACATCGTGCGCAGATCTGGAGGTAACACCTACCTCTTTTGTTACCGAAGATAAATATTTTAAAACGCAGGATGATGCCGTTGCAAGTGTAACTGCTGTTTATGCCTCTTTAAGTCTTGATCCGGGAGAACAAAGTTTATTTGGCAGAAATTTATATTTCTTAACCGATATGGCTACTGATTACGCTGCAGCAGGAGTTTCGGCAACAAACCCTCAGGTACGAGCTTTAAGCAGTTTGACCCATGATGCCACTTCTGATCGTGTTCAGGTAGCATGGCGTCAGATTTATGCCGGAATCAACAGGGCCAATGTATCTATCGATAATATCCCTAAAGTCGTAGGAAACGAAACTGTTAAAACAAGATTGATTAATGAAGCAAAATTCATTAGAGGATTATTATACTTTCAGGCAGTTCGTTTGTGGGGAGGAGTGCCAATTGAATTGCATGAA encodes:
- a CDS encoding MFS transporter; the encoded protein is MNNLSQSHKILFLNTLAFSVCFACWTLNGVLVTYLVDKGIFNWTVVETGWLLGIPILSGSIFRLPIGILTDKYGGKIIFSVLLLLCSIPLFLLPFANSFWSFAVLSFFFGLVGTSFAVGIGYTSIWYPKNWQGRALGIFGMGNAGAAITTFVAPTLLNNFSETDPVNGWKMLPVIYASVLVLIGLLFIVFAKNKVNPGVSKTMKELMSPLKNMRVWRFGAYYFLIFGCFVAYSQWLVPNFMNVYHTSLVMGGMFATMFSLPSGIVRAFGGYLSDKFGARKVMYWVLGSSIIISFLLMFPKMEIFTAGPGVLATNNGVVTEIAADAIVVNGKVHKISQKETSEDHETAIFPVKNSWQEIVVKQNQEVKKKELLAQGITQIKFSANLWVYVILVILIGISWGIGKAAVYKHIPEYFPNEVGVVGGMVGLIGGLGGFVGPIIFGYLLNYTGLWTSSWIFIFVISVLCLLWMHRTIINVMRTKSPNFNRHIEDNH
- a CDS encoding SusC/RagA family TonB-linked outer membrane protein, with amino-acid sequence MKNFLKINSLLFLLLVTAGINAQNTTPLIQSKLDGTVVDDVTNQPVIGASVVIKGTTHGVQTDAEGKFYFQTGQKFPYTLIVSYIGYKKAEIIVDKNPITINLKEERQELDELVVVGYGSQKRKDITGSVASVPKANLSQVTSSADNLLRGAIPGVVVTQSSGRPGASSSVRIRGGNSITAGNEPLYVVDGILIYNDNNNSTAGVTNAGATVNVLSTINPADIESIEVLKDASATAIYGSRGANGVVIITTKKGTKGQDNISYQGYFGFQNVSKKLNLMNASQWASLRNDVQASIGQAPSFTPAQIEAFKTSGSYDWQDALFRTAAPVQNHQLSFSGGDERSRYAISAGYFQQDGIVIASDFKRISLRVNYERNYSEKFKFGVNANYSNSISNGVGTNGGAAAGRSPNPLVVALYQPPVVPIKNADGSYNLTNNPYATAVNGIIPNPINDLVSTINETKINRILTSLFGEYKITKKLVAKVAVSGDVIDTKQNYYASSTTTAGAGTKGLASVGDRLVSSVLNENTLNYNTTFGENHKFSALGGYTLQYTQGEVVNAGSNTFVNDTNTYNALQDGVAVKPYSDAFESVLKSWLTRINYSYKGKYNFTLSARADGSSRFGSESLWGYFPSAGFSWNITDEDFAKNIKGVTEAKLRITAGTTGNQEIGNYLSLAQMGSVNYAFGGTLQTGLAPTRLANPDLKWEKTNQYNVGLDLSLLDRKINFVFDVYYKKTNDLLINVPIPLTSGYATVLQNIGGVENKGIEIGLTTENVKTESFSWNSNVVFSANKNKVVSIGNGVDQFFPVVPNGSLLQQQPVTVKVGLPLGTFWGYKTNGIFQTQEEVNTQPKINSLANTKVGDRRYVDTNGDGVITALDKGNLGSSQPKFVGSFSNTVSYRDFDLNFSFQGSYGGKIFNALNQQLEISTLGTNANVTLDDRWTPTNPSNEVPRATSSPLGIVSERYVEDASFLRLKLITLGYTLPKSASQRLGAKSIKFYVSAENLITWTKYTGYDPEVSSYEQNNLYPGIDFGSYPNSKTFISGLNITF